agcctggagcattgtatggggttgttgtggcccaaatgaaggacccagcactttgccttctTGAACCTCACaacactggccacagcccatggatccagcctggcCTGATTCCTCTGCAGAGATTCCTCCCCTCCAGCAGATCGACACTGGCACACAACTTAGCGTTGTCCACAAATTCACTGAGGGTGCCCTCAATCctctcatccagatcatcagtgaagatattaaacaacgCTGGCCCCAATACCGAGCCCTGAGGGCCACCTGAGTGACCAGTTGCCAACCACATGTgacaccatttaccaccactctttgggctctgccatccagccagtttccaacgCAGTGAAGAATCCACTTATCCAGGCCACGAGGaaccagtttctccaggagaacgcTGTGGGACTTGTCCAAAGCTTTACTAAAGTCAAATAGACAGTGTGCACAGcttttccctcatcaaccaAGTGGGTCACCCTGTCGTAGCAAGAGATCAGGTTCGTCAAGCAGGCCCTGCCCTTCCTGAACCTGTGCTGACTGGGTCTGATCCCCCCATTTTCCCGTACATGCCTTATGATCTCACCTaggatcacctgctccatgaccttccccagcactgagctcaggcTGACATGCCTGGAGTTTTTGGGAtcatccttcctgcccttttttaCAGAGGCATCACACTGGCCAACCTCCAACCCTTGGGGATCTGCCCACTacaccaggactgctgatagatgatggagagtggcttggcaaactcctcttccagctccttcagcgCTCCTGGTTGGAACCCAGCTGAACCCATAGACACGTGTATGTCTACGTGGAGCACCACTTATTCCTGGGTTATGGCGATTTCAATCAGCTCCTCAACTCTGCCATCTAACTCAGGGGACTCTGACGTTACCATTGCCATTTTCCTGACTAGTGGATTACCTCAGCCCTGCACGCCTGGAGAGAGCTGGGCCCTGCCAGGTGCTGAAGGACTGAACGAGGTAGGATCTCATCTGCGTGTGCCCACGTGTGCTGGGCATGTAGGGGTAGTGTGCTGGGTGATGtaggggagaggaaggcagagatgaGGCTGTGGGCTGTCCCAGGCAGGATTGTCTCCCCATGCCCACTCCTGTCACCCTCTGGAGCCGTGCTCTCATGGATGACCATTGCTGGTGGAGTAGGCAGGGATGTCTTTGTCAGCTCCAAGGGGAAGCAGATTGGAAGAGTTCGCGCAGAAGGAAGGAGGACTCAGGGACACGGGTTTGGATGCAGCACAACTTTAATGAGTgtaaagaagagaaggaggtgGCTCACAGGGAGCACCAGGGGCAGCCACCAAGATGCGGTGGAGCTCATGGAGGGTGTCCGTCTGCCTGTcccacacagagagagagggagggaggccaAGAGGTCCCCACCGCGCTGGTGTGGGAAGTGGagacaggaaagggaagagagtggacagtggaagaaggaaacagcGCCGTGAAGCTCTATCTCCTGTCCAGATCCATGTTGTGAGGTCTTGGATGTTCCTGCCTGAGGACGCAGCCATCACCTTTAGCAGGGTCTGCGGCAGTAGCGGTTGGTGATGCAGGAGAGGTCAAAGCCCCCGGAGTTGATGGGCACTCCCTCggagctgaggatgctgccaacGGCAGCGGAGGTGGAGGAGCCCACAATGGTGTtctgtgggaaggagctgaggatggggccgGGCAGGGTCACCACCACGGGAGAAGGCTCAATGACCACGTTGGAGCtctggcactgcctgacacagggctcattgcagctgttggccagcggGGTCGGGccacagggctggcagggcacgCATGGGTTGCAGCAGGACATGGCTCGATGGTAGAGCTTCACCTGGAGACAGGGCAGGGGCAAGCAGATGATGGGAGacgtgagcagcagctctgcacccagCCATGGGCAAGCCAAGGCACCTCCCGGCCCAGCACACGCTGCCCAGCTCCAAGCCCAGGAGCCACCTCAGCTCAGTCCCAGCCTCTCTCTGCAGAagcccttctctccccttccctctcccatgaGAAGCAGCTCCCAGTCCTGCGCTTGGACAGCCTGGATAAGCTGAGACACATCTCGAGGAATGACCGGgtctggaagcaggaggagaagaggctTCACACTCACCTGATTCCCAGGAGAAGGAGGCGAGAGAAgtggatggagagcagagacTCGGGCTGCCTTTTATAGTCGTCCTGCAGTGCCTCAGGCCCAGAGGCACCTTTGTGGTAGGAATAACTTCCTGGTAAGCTCATGGTAAATGCAAACCCTCCCAGGTAATGGCATGGGCCGTGTCCCGGTTTCCggcactgctgccttttcatttccctgcGTATGGCATGTGCTTTGCCATAGGAAGGCTTCTGTAAGTGCCAGGATGAGAGGCCTAAGAGTTTCTGGGGCAGAAACACGTCAGCGCAGCAGAAGCCTCAGATCAAGGGCTGGTGGCATCCCGTGCAGGCAGGGGATGTGCTCGTGGCTCATTCCTGTGGACTCGATTGTAGCCAAGTTCTCGGGAAATGGGCACCGCTCTGGTGCTTCTCTTCCGCATGCCCAAGGACTGTCGTGGGAGAGGACAGGCCACATCCCTTCCTCTTGCTCCCCTCACCTCTCTTGGAGGGAAGGCCAGTGTTGTGTGCAGATGGGTTTCTGCTGGGAGGGTTGGACCCTACTGCAACACTAATAGTGCTCTCAGGACACCTGTGCTGGGCTCATGTGTCCCATCCCCTCTCTGTGCAGTCTCTGCGGgtcctctgtgtgtgtctgtctgggCATAGAATCatattatcatagaatagtttgggttgaaaaggaccttaaggtcatgtatttccaacgcccctgccacgggcagggacacctcccactagagcaggttgctccaagcccctgtgtccaacctggccttgaacactgccagggatggggcagccacagcttctctggtcaccctgtgccagtattttagCAATCTCATTGCAAAAAAATTTTTCGTCACATCGAGCCTGAATCTCCtctttttagtttaaacccatcatccCTCGTCCCATTGGAACAAGCCCTGATAAAAAGTTTTTTCCCATCCTTCTTATAGGTCCCTTTAAAGACCTGTAAGAAAGGGTCAGTAAGGTGTCCCCGGagtctcctcttctccaggctgaacaacctgGATAGGGTGAGctgtaatggatttaaactaaAGGAGGGGAGCATTAGAttgaatataaggaagaagttctttcttgCGACGGTGGCAAGACAGTGGTTCCAAAGAGAacttgtggctgccccatctctggaagtgttcaaagccagtGAACAAGCCAtatttaaaccacaacagtcccTTTTGGCGCCCAgtgtggggcacgaagggttgagatcACGACGGATCTGACCAGAGCGTATTATCATTTTGTTGTACTTGGTAGCGCTGGGTTATGATACGATCGAACCGTTGGTCATGAGACTCATCTGGCGTGTGCTGTCGGGTCACCTTCGTCTCTCGGGAGCCATCTGGTGGCAACTATTCACAATTACACCTTTGGACTTCGCCGCAAAAAGAGCAAACCGGTGACAGAAACACCTTCCGTCCTTCCTTTCCGCCTGCCTGCcagccttttctccttccttccttccaatatcttccttctcctccaggatAATTACAGTAGTATCTGAGAATTGTAAAGATTTTGAATATTCTCTGAATACCCTTGAAAGCTGCCGGGTTCTTCTGCTGGGAACCAGGGCACAAAGGAACGGGACAGAGGACAGGAGACAGGGGATGGTGGACAAGAGGCAGGGGAAAGGGGacaagggatggggaagaggggACAAGGGAACGTGGGACAGGGGACAGCGCCGTGTGCcggctgccagcagagctgcccttGGGCTGTCCCCTGTGCTGTCACTCTTTCCAGTGGCATCGTGCGTCGCAGGAGCTGTGTCGGGCGCGGTGACGTCGGGGCGGGGGACACAGGACATCCtgcgcccccccccgccccacccCGGGTTTCCTGGCACGGGTGGGACCAGTGCGATGGCTCCCGGTGACCTTCACCGGGTTGGAGACCAGAGTCCGATCTCGGGGGGAGATCTCATCCCATGCGGGATTCTAACCTGGGGGGGCCGATTCTGGGAGATCCCATCCCATGGGGGGTCACATCCCGAGGGTCCCACCCAACAGGGGGTCCTAACTTGGGGGTCCCATCCCGTGGGGGGGTCGGATCTCATGGGGGGTCCCATCCCGGGAGGACCTATCCCAAAGGTTCCATCCCGGGGGTCCTAGTGAGGGGACCCTACCTCGGGGGTGGGGGATAGTCCCACGGCTCGGACACAACTGTgcgggcgggcgcgggggggggggaacggggtgggagggggggggcGCATTGCGCGTGCCAGCGCGCatgctccccccccccccccgccgtgcACGCGCAGGTGTGGCCacgcctccccccccccacgcCTTTTTCCCGCGCGCACGCGCGGTGCGTGCACCTCGCTACCAGCAGGTACCCGCggatgcggggggggggggggggtggtgcGCGGCCCCTTTAAGGGGAGCGCCCGGAAGGGCGTGCGCCCCGCCCGGTCCCGCCCCGGAGCGCAccggccccgggggggggggcgcggtCGTTGGCGGCTGCGGGAGCCCGGTGCGGGACATGGCGCGGGGCCGCCTGGAGCTGCCGGCACCGGGGCCGCGGCTGCTGCCGGTACTGGGCGCGCTGCtgggcgccgccgccgccttcAACGTAGACCGCGGATTCCCGGTGCTCAAGGAGGGCGCGAGCCCCGGCGGCTTTTTCGGCTTCTCGGTAGCGTTGCACCGGCAGACGGAGCGGCGGGAGCAGAGCCTGTGAGTGCGGGGCGGCTCGGGGTGGCGGGTGCGGGAGCGGAGCCCCCGGGCTTGGAGTGGAGGGATGCGGGAGGTGCGCGGGGCGAGGGTCCATGGGGCAGAGCGAAGgtcctggggtggggggggaagctgggaggaggagcGGGCGGGGCTTCGGGTGCAAGGAGAGGGggtcctggggctgggggggtccccTGTTGGGGTGCGGAGGTGCCGTTAAATCGCTCCTTGGGCGTTTATTGCCTGCCCGGGACTTTGCGTTGCACCCTGCATAGGACGGGGTCCCCTGGGGGTTCCCCCCACCCTCATTCATAGGGACCCCAGAGCCCCCACTTCAGCCCCGCGCTGACCCGGGACATCCAGCCCCGCAGCCGCCCCGGGACGTGGGAACTATCCGGTACCTGACGTCGGGGCCCCGGCTCGCCATCGCCCGCGCTGGTGCCCCCTAGAGCGGTCGCGTCCCCCCGAAACTCCGGTCGCTGCTGGTCCTGGGGAACCTGTTGAACTGTATTCCTGCTGCCCAACAAAAGCCCTTTCAGCCGTCACGTTCCCAGTGCGATCCCACCGCCATCCCTTGCCGTGTCCCCTCCTGTCCCCGCCCTTCTCAGCCGGACCCCCCCGGGCAGCATTCCCGGCTCCCGTCCCTCCTGGCCAGAGGTGCGAGTTGCGTGTTCgtgcagaaggagggaagaaggcGCCGGGGTTGGGTTGGGCTCTTCTCGCTCGAGGGCACAGGGTTTTGCTGGCTCACCCGCCCGACATGGAGCTCCCGGAGGgctccctttttcccttcacgccccccttttttccctttcgTTTTTCCCGCCGTGCTCCTGGCAGAGGgactggcagcagctgctggacGGAGGCATCTGATGCTCCGCATTCCAGAGATGCATTTCAGCCTCTCGCCCTGCCGTGGGACGTCTTGTTGTTGCTTCCATTCAGGAGAGAGTGAAGCAGGAGTGGGCCCAGTGCCCTGGGGAACCCACCTCCCCACCAGGACACGCTGGCTGCCATCCATGGCCAGGTTCCCCTGGCTCTGGTGCCATCAGAGCAGCTGGTGGGGGGACACAGATGTCGTGGTCCTGGCTGGCATCCATCTTCTCAAGACGTTGGCAGTGGCTGTTGCTCTGTCTCgggagggatttgggggggCTTTGGCAGGCATTTGTGATCCCCCGGCATGGGCCACGTGGCCCGAGCGTGTCTGAGCGTGATGCTGGCAAGACGCAGAGGCTCTGGGGGAAGGCTTTGGAGTGTGAAACCCCCGGGGGATTCACACCCCCTTCCCTTGGGAGCCCCCACTCCCTGTCCCCATGGGAGACGCagaggggctgtggggtgcCGGGCCCATCTGTGCTTCCCCACAGGGCCCTGCATGtgggcagcagccctggggggCCATGCAGGCATCTCTGCCTGCATGGCGTGGGCAGGAGGGGGCCAGGGCGagtgcaggcagctcctgcctaACCCCAGCTCACGCTGCGGCACGTCCAGGGAGGCACCTGCCTGTTGTGGAAGTGGCAGGAGGGAAATACCGGTGTCTGTGTCCTGATGGCcaaggttggacggggcttggagcaacctgctctagtggaaggtgtccctgccggtggcagggggttggagctgggtgagctttaaggtcccttccataGGGGCATTAAACATTCCAATCCAAGCCACTCCATGGCCATCCAGCCGCTGTCCTGCAAGCTGGGGAGCTCCTTCCCATGGTGCTGGTCAGCATCTTCCCCTGCCCATCCATTGGCCATCACAGGTGCATCGTGGCCATAGCCGGGGTGGGGACAGGAAAGTGATGCTTCCTGCCACCACATCCCAGAtggggggtgcaggcaggggatTGTCCCATGCTTTTTTGTGGGGGACTCAATGCCTGGTTGCTGCGAAGTGGCGGCTGAAGCTGTTGGAATGACAGTGTGGAATAGAGGGATTCTCCAGAGCACATTCCCGAGCTCCTACGGAGAGCCAATTCCCggctgggtgctggcagggggCCAGGCTGTGAGAAGGTGTACCCCCCACCGCCACCACTGCCCCGGTGTTTTCCATGTCCCAGGGCTGTGCCCATGCAAAGGTCTGTTTGCTTGctcctccccaggctggggGAAGGTGAGGTGGGACCAGTGGCGTTATCTGCTGCCCCGAGATTAAGAAACTCCTTTGGCTGCCAGTGCCGGATCCGGCCGCTTCTGGTGTTTGGCTTGTGGTTGTGCTGGCAGAACCTGGTACTGACCTGGGAATCTGACCCATGGGGGTCCTTGAACACcatgaggaaactgaggcacggtGCACCCATGCCGGGGAGGCGGGCACAGATGTGGTGGTACCCACATGGGCAGTGTGCTGCGTGCCTCAGTTTACCTCCTGTGTGCGGGGGGAGCAGGGGCTCTGCCCAGTGCTCACGGTCTTTCTGGTCCCGGCTGGTCgacggggaggaggaggaggagagtggTTGAATTCCCGGCTTTCCCTCCCCCTCGCCTGGTTTTCTGCCGATGCCGGGGCTGGCTTGGCTGTGCTACCCCCAGCTTGGCTGGGCTCCTTGGCAGGCGCAGGGGGGACGGATACGCCGCGGCGCGGCCGGCGCCCGGGggtcatccatccatccatccactcCTCCCACCATCCCGCGCTGCCTCCAGGAGCCGACTCCCCCTCTCCCGCCTCCTTTCCGGCACGGGCATCAGCAGATTTCCCTGCTTAGGGCTCCCGGGGGGACTGATCATTGCAGGGCAAATGTAGTGGCActgtgtgtgggggggggggggttggttggGGCTGGCCTGGAGCTTTGGAGGGAGATTGTGTCAGGGACACCCTCCGGATGCCTGTCTGTGGAGGGGTGGTTGGAGCCCGATCCCAGAGTTGGGCTCTGGAGCATCATTGCCAAAACCATCTCAcagccccccccaccccccagctCAGTCAGCGCCGGCGGGGAGCCCCCACACCGCCATCATCCCATGTTCCCTGCTTTACCAGGGCAGATTAGGACGGGGCATGGCCTTGCattcctgcctccctcccttcccagcctcccCCTCGTGCTGATGTTTGTCCATCGCTGCCTTTGCTCTGCACTCCGAGCCCAAACCCTGGGCTGAGCCCCGTCTTCTCGTTCCCCCCTACCCGTGTGGGGTCCGTGTGGCACAAACTGGTCCAGGCCTCCCCGCGATGGGAGCCCCAGCATCCCGGCTCCTCGTTTTCCTGCGCCTCCACATGGCATCTTGGGGCATGCACGGGTGGGGGACGCCTGTGCatgtcccagccctgctgtggtgGGGTTTGGAAGCCCCCAGCATCCTGCAAACCCCCCCGGGAGCAGAGCCTGCGGGTGGGCTGCCGTGCCGGGAAGTCTTGGCTGGAGGCAGCAAGATGCTGGAGCCGCTTGGCCCGGGTCTGCTCCCACCTCCCGGGATCAGTGGGGCACAGCCATGGGGAGCGGTGGTGCCTGGGAACGGTCCGGCCGAGCCAGGACCACCGGGGAGGCCCCTGACAAGGGGCGGAGCGTGTGTCCCTGTGCCCAGGAGCCACGGTGATGGTGGGGCAGAAGGGGGCAGGACCCCCTCCAGCCCTGAGGATAAATGGGGGCAAGAGTGTCCCTTGTgtgtccccctccccatccctcaggTATATGGGGGGTAAGGAATTAGGGGGGGAATTCCTTTGTGCCAGGCTGGAAAAAGTCAGGAGGAATCAACCCTCTCTCCATGCCCCTGACTTTGCGCTCAGGGGGATGTGAATCCTGCTGGCATCCCCAGCCCAGCAGacccccccattgcaccccTTGGGGGGGCTCTTCCGCGGCTGCACCCCACCTGCAGCATGTGGTGGTGCTGGAGCGATGCTGCCCGTGGTGCCCGTCACCGGGGCGTCCCGGCGTGCCGGGGCGGGGGCTGCCTGGGGCCCCGCATTCCTCCTGCGCCTGGGCTTTGACTCAGCTGCCTCGACGCTGCCCGGACGCGCCCGCGCTCCCATCGCCCGGCGCTGCCTCCCGGTGACAGCCGGGATTGCTGCTGTCCTCGCCGGTGGGCGAGCTGAGGACCGGTTAGCTCACCACCCCAGCGCCCTGCGATGAggccggggggggggctgcGGCAGCTCCCTGGGTGCCTTGTCCCTGCCTGCGGAGGGACGCGCTTCCTCTGCTGGCATCATGCGGCCGTGCCTCCTCCACGCCATTGTCCTCACCATCCCAAAGGACTTCCCGGCGGAAAGGCTGGCCTTTCCGGAGCCCCCCGGGCACGCCGGGTCCCTCAGCCCCATGGTAGGGCTGTGAATCCTCTGCCCTGGTGCTACCTGGGCTCCCCAGCTTCTTCCCTTGGGGTGTGTAGCGGGTCCCTTCAGCATCACCTTAAAGCCCCCAGAGATGAGTGCCCatggagctgggctgtgggTGTTGGTTTCCAGCCCAGGCATCGCTTCATGGAGGGTGATGTACCACCCATGCGTGGCACTTCCATGACTCAGCCGGGCTGTCTGTGCCACTCCAGGGCCCTTAGTCACCCCCGGAAGGGCGCTGTctgccccccctccccgagACCCCCTCTGCTGCCTGGGTGCGTTGAGACAGGCCCAGACCTGTCCTGGGAAGCGGGATGCACGTGATGTGCTGCCCGGAGCTGGTCCCCGAGCTGGGACCCCCACGGCATTCCCGCGGCATTCCCTGGCGCGGCGGCAGGAGCCTGTCTGCCGGACACGCGGCAGCTGCTCAAAGGTTGGCCGGGAAGGGCCGTGGCTGTTTACATAGGCGCAGGGGCCCCGGTGCTGGCGCAGCCGCGTCGTGCTGAGCAGCTCCGGTGTGAGGTTTGCAGATGCCAGCCTGAACCCCTGTTCCTGCACCCCACACCTTGCACTGGGATGGGGGGCTCAGCCATGAGCATGCACTGGGATTAAGTCCAGCAAGGAGGAGATGATGAATGTGTCCATCAGTCTGTCCCCCGCCTTGTCCTGTGAGACCTTTCGCTGTCCCTGGGGGTGACAGGCTGGttgctgccagccccatgcaTGCCCATCCAAGGGGAACCCCCCTTCCTGTTCTggagatggggctgggggtCTGCCTCCTCTTATTTGGGGGTGTTGAGGTGTGACGTACTCTGCGGAAGCAACTCCCATCCCCTCTGAGTGCCTCCAGGCCACCATCACACGCCACTGCCCTCTCCATGGGGCACCCCAAAGTGAGGCGTTGGGGTGGGTCCTCCATCACCCACCCCCCCCTTCTCTCTGCCCCTCCAGGCTGCTGGTGGGGGCCCCCCGAGACATGGAGCCAGTGAACGGCACACGGACAGGAGCTGTCTATGCCTGTCCCCTCACCACGTCCACTAACGACTGCCAGCGCCTCGACATTGAGCTGAAGAGTACGTGAGCACCCCAgggcaccccaaaacaccccctgGCACCCGGGGGctctgggggtgggggggtccctcTCTTACAttgcctcttcctttcccagatGAGCCGGACAAGGCCATCATCGATGACATGTGGCTGGGGGTGACAGTGGCCAGCCAGCGGCAGCCGGCGGGGAGGGTGCTGGTGAGTGCATGGTTCCTCACACACGCGTGTGCCAACGCAAGCTGCCGCCTTGCACGTCCCCAGGGAACCACTGGTGCTTTCACGTGGGCCTTGCACATGGTGCCCAGTGTGATGGTGGCAGGTGGGGGCTCCACTGCcacctccctgtccccatggggcagggctgtggggtgaTGGGGTGATTGGACCCTAATCCCAGTCGCGTGCTCTGGTGCGAGTGCGCAGGATGGTGACATACCCTATGGACCATCGTGGCAGGATAATGCCATGGTGCAGGGACTGGGCAGCACCGTTTGTGCAGCTCCATGCTGGAGTcagggcagaggcagcacaaggggtggtgggggaTGTAGCCCTTCGtttttggggtgctgcaggcGGTGCTGGCTGTCCCCGCAGGCCTGCGCTCACCGCTACACCAAGGTGCTGTGGTCGGGCAGCGAGGACCAGCGGCGCATGGTGGGCAAGTGCTATGTGAGGGGCAATGACCTGCGCCTCAACATCAGCGACGAGTGGCAGACCTACCACAACGAGATGTGCAACTCCAACACGGACACTGACGAGACCGGCATGTGCCAGATGGGCACCAGCGCCGGCTTCACTGCCAACATCATCTATTTTGGGGCGCCCGGTGCCTACAACTGGCAAGGTGGGACAGGGGGTGGGCATCCCCTTCCCCAGGAATGCCTGGTCCCACCATGGTTACATCCCCTCCTGCATGCAAGGGCATgatctgtgtgtgcatgcacattGAACGCACATGTATGTTCAGGCCAGCGTGTGTTTATGTGCCCACGTGCATGG
The Strigops habroptila isolate Jane chromosome 19, bStrHab1.2.pri, whole genome shotgun sequence DNA segment above includes these coding regions:
- the LOC115617720 gene encoding feather keratin Cos1-1/Cos1-3/Cos2-1-like; protein product: MSCCNPCVPCQPCGPTPLANSCNEPCVRQCQSSNVVIEPSPVVVTLPGPILSSFPQNTIVGSSTSAAVGSILSSEGVPINSGGFDLSCITNRYCRRPC